A genomic segment from Pyrodictium occultum encodes:
- a CDS encoding V-type ATP synthase subunit D, which produces MTFGGASRVLPTKINLINLRRELKNLRRIRRVVEEKRDVILLYIRQLGQEYRREYEKVAEALADAYRSFFLALMTSGGLEEVKPVLESVPSSMEVDVAARVLFAVKTPSYRLRGDTVPPLPVSAARLSPSLIRARERLLEVFQSLLKVVETEAAIQRLLEELRETQRLLNALDYSIIPSYEQNIKYIKLVLDDRMREEVIRLKTLKKRLARSRGGEGLA; this is translated from the coding sequence ATGACCTTCGGCGGCGCCTCTAGGGTGCTGCCAACCAAGATAAACCTGATCAACCTGCGCAGGGAGCTGAAGAACCTCAGGAGGATAAGGAGGGTAGTCGAGGAGAAGAGGGATGTAATCCTCCTGTACATAAGGCAGCTGGGCCAGGAGTACCGGAGGGAGTACGAGAAGGTCGCCGAGGCGCTGGCGGACGCCTACCGGAGCTTCTTCCTAGCACTCATGACCAGCGGCGGCCTCGAGGAGGTTAAGCCTGTGCTAGAATCCGTGCCCAGCAGCATGGAGGTGGACGTGGCTGCCAGGGTGCTGTTCGCCGTCAAGACGCCGAGCTACAGGCTTAGGGGTGATACGGTGCCCCCGCTGCCAGTCTCCGCCGCCCGCCTCTCCCCCTCGCTGATCCGGGCTAGGGAGAGGCTGCTGGAGGTCTTCCAGAGCCTGCTGAAGGTTGTGGAGACGGAGGCTGCCATACAGAGGCTGCTGGAGGAGCTGCGGGAGACCCAGAGGCTGCTGAACGCGCTCGACTACAGCATTATACCCAGCTACGAGCAGAACATAAAGTACATAAAGCTGGTGCTGGACGACCGGATGAGGGAGGAGGTGATAAGGCTGAAGACTCTGAAGAAGAGGCTGGCCCGGAGCCGCGGCGGCGAGGGCCTAGCCTAG
- a CDS encoding D-aminoacyl-tRNA deacylase has product MAGRAPVMLVYSLPDTAGSGAARELRRLTDWRSCSLPRAAECLHSPGLNAYLAGFSEDSIHLDFLDEVAPSEVEAYIVLSRHSGGKPSLTAHYPGNPGPEAPYGGRPRELAHTWPRLLVALIREYRRVAGEAGLLQEFSLSLEATHHGPTSLKKPIVFIEIGSGEREWGRSDAHRALAETVLRVLERGWLSEPCASVAMGVGDTHYPASHTRAVLEEGVCYSHIFSRHVLNSLTEEVLAQAVDKSRDPVDSVRLAKVSSRVKRLVADFAERKGLRVEKA; this is encoded by the coding sequence GTGGCGGGCAGGGCGCCAGTGATGCTGGTGTACTCGCTCCCCGACACAGCGGGCAGCGGCGCGGCCAGGGAGCTGCGGAGGCTCACTGACTGGAGGAGCTGCAGCCTGCCCAGGGCAGCTGAGTGCCTCCATAGCCCCGGGCTCAATGCCTACCTGGCGGGCTTCTCGGAGGACAGCATCCACCTCGACTTCCTTGACGAGGTGGCGCCCTCCGAGGTGGAGGCCTACATAGTGCTCAGCAGGCACAGCGGCGGAAAGCCTTCCCTCACAGCCCACTACCCCGGCAACCCCGGGCCGGAGGCCCCCTACGGTGGGAGGCCCAGGGAGCTGGCCCACACCTGGCCCCGGCTGCTGGTAGCGCTGATCAGGGAGTACCGGAGGGTTGCTGGGGAGGCCGGGCTCCTCCAGGAGTTTAGCCTGAGCCTCGAGGCGACCCACCACGGGCCGACGAGCCTGAAGAAGCCTATAGTGTTCATCGAGATCGGGAGCGGCGAGAGAGAGTGGGGCAGGAGCGACGCCCACCGGGCCCTGGCGGAGACGGTGCTCCGCGTCCTAGAAAGGGGCTGGCTCAGCGAGCCCTGCGCCTCGGTAGCAATGGGCGTGGGCGACACCCACTACCCGGCCAGCCACACCAGGGCGGTTCTCGAGGAGGGGGTGTGCTACAGCCACATATTCTCGAGGCACGTGCTGAACAGCCTCACAGAGGAGGTCCTGGCCCAGGCGGTGGATAAGAGCAGGGACCCGGTGGACTCGGTGAGGCTGGCCAAAGTATCCTCCCGCGTCAAGAGGCTTGTGGCGGACTTCGCGGAGAGGAAGGGGCTCAGGGTGGAGAAGGCCTAG
- a CDS encoding ATP synthase subunit C, with product MRALALLALLSLIPALHAQAASADPAGNVASAKAWAAAATMGLSALGAGYALAKAGAAASAAAAERPEVAGRLLIYLVLGEGLAIYGLLIAILIIFAVK from the coding sequence ATGAGGGCTCTCGCCCTGCTGGCGCTACTGTCTCTGATACCGGCGCTGCATGCGCAGGCGGCCTCCGCCGACCCTGCGGGCAACGTGGCCTCGGCCAAGGCCTGGGCAGCCGCGGCAACTATGGGCCTCAGCGCCCTCGGCGCCGGCTACGCCCTCGCCAAGGCTGGAGCCGCTGCCAGCGCCGCTGCAGCTGAGAGGCCGGAAGTCGCCGGCAGGCTGCTGATATACCTGGTGCTGGGCGAGGGTCTCGCCATCTACGGGCTGCTGATTGCCATACTGATAATATTCGCGGTGAAGTAG